From one Pontibacillus sp. HMF3514 genomic stretch:
- a CDS encoding YtoQ family protein, whose amino-acid sequence MELTVYLAGQIHDSWRDDVKAKARQKDLPLHFVGPQEQHDRSDSVGEDILGEQPNHVYRDDAASSINNLRTQVLMQKSDVVIALFGDKYKQWNTAMDASTALTMGKPVILVRPESLHHPLKELSNKVNVTVETIDQALDVISYIFE is encoded by the coding sequence ATGGAGCTAACTGTCTATCTTGCAGGACAAATTCATGATTCTTGGAGAGATGATGTAAAAGCAAAAGCAAGACAAAAAGATTTACCCTTACACTTTGTAGGACCTCAAGAACAGCATGATCGATCTGATTCAGTTGGAGAAGATATTTTAGGGGAACAACCTAACCATGTCTATCGTGATGACGCTGCTTCAAGCATTAATAATTTACGTACACAAGTGTTAATGCAAAAATCTGATGTTGTTATCGCTTTGTTTGGAGACAAATACAAACAATGGAACACAGCAATGGATGCAAGTACTGCATTAACAATGGGCAAGCCAGTTATATTGGTTCGTCCAGAATCTTTACACCACCCATTAAAAGAGTTATCGAATAAAGTAAATGTGACAGTAGAGACGATTGATCAGGCTTTAGATGTCATTTCTTATATTTTTGAGTAG
- a CDS encoding MBL fold metallo-hydrolase, with protein METLQVGRATLTWLNGGVTHLDGGAMFGVVPKPLWSRKYPSNEKNQIELRTDPILLQIDGKKFLIDSGIGNQKLNEKQMKNFGVHEESSIDSSLNELGFRTEDIDAVLMTHLHFDHACGLSKWQDGKLVPTFENAKIFTSSTEWNEMKNPNIRSANTYWETNWKPVEHQVQTYEEVIEIAEGLHMIHTGGHSDGHSVIRFEDGEELFIHMADIMPTNAHQNVLWVLAYDDFPVTSVHQKQDWMKYGYQKQAWYTFYHDAYYRALQFNEEGEVIQKVERER; from the coding sequence ATGGAAACGTTACAAGTAGGACGAGCTACATTAACTTGGCTTAATGGAGGCGTAACTCACCTTGATGGAGGGGCAATGTTTGGCGTAGTACCCAAGCCTCTATGGAGTCGTAAATATCCATCAAATGAAAAAAACCAAATTGAATTACGTACAGATCCAATTCTTCTTCAAATAGATGGAAAGAAATTCTTAATAGATTCTGGAATTGGAAATCAAAAATTAAATGAAAAACAAATGAAAAACTTCGGTGTTCATGAAGAATCCTCTATTGATTCCTCATTAAATGAATTAGGTTTTCGTACAGAAGATATTGATGCTGTTTTAATGACACACCTTCATTTTGACCACGCATGTGGCTTGAGCAAATGGCAGGATGGAAAATTAGTGCCGACATTTGAAAATGCTAAAATTTTCACTTCATCTACAGAGTGGAATGAAATGAAAAATCCTAATATACGGTCTGCGAACACGTATTGGGAAACGAATTGGAAGCCTGTTGAGCATCAGGTACAAACATATGAAGAAGTTATTGAGATAGCAGAAGGTCTTCATATGATTCATACAGGTGGTCATAGTGATGGCCATTCGGTCATCCGTTTTGAAGATGGAGAGGAACTATTTATTCATATGGCTGACATCATGCCTACCAATGCACATCAGAACGTGCTTTGGGTATTAGCTTATGATGATTTTCCAGTTACTTCTGTACACCAAAAGCAAGACTGGATGAAGTATGGTTATCAGAAACAGGCTTGGTACACCTTCTATCATGATGCATATTACCGTGCGCTACAATTCAATGAAGAAGGGGAAGTCATTCAAAAAGTTGAGCGAGAACGGTAA
- a CDS encoding YtzH-like family protein produces the protein MPLTTKDQMNVLYDLLSEHAEECCGSVSEYQQIQRLARSLLSKKAINNDDFLQILPQIYDYGRDGEISDNDSNYVTSNQAQLNEWMNSIQNTNY, from the coding sequence ATGCCTTTAACAACCAAAGATCAAATGAACGTGCTGTATGATTTATTGAGTGAGCATGCAGAGGAATGTTGTGGAAGTGTCTCGGAGTATCAACAAATTCAACGCTTAGCAAGGTCTTTATTATCAAAAAAAGCCATCAATAATGATGACTTTTTACAGATTCTACCGCAAATATACGATTATGGGCGTGATGGTGAAATATCTGATAATGATTCCAACTACGTTACTTCGAATCAAGCCCAGCTAAATGAATGGATGAACTCCATTCAAAATACTAATTATTAA
- a CDS encoding phosphotransferase family protein, protein MEQILGQDWTITPAGGSTGEAYYAQRDDKRLFLKRNSSPFLAVLSAEGIVPKLVWTKRMENGDVITAQQWLEGRELSPEEVKHPRVAQLLSKIHHSSELLDLLMRMGKKPLEPETLLQDLKSQEQELSFVNTQIEVHQCLRYLDNQLPYVQNQRKVVCHCDMNHNNWLLTTAGQLYLIDWDNAMVADPAMDLGMILHWYIPEEEWGDWLETYGVELHEDLLVRMHWYIIAQTISFIQWHKSRLEEKEAARWLEDLKRLMLKVGMINN, encoded by the coding sequence TTGGAACAGATACTCGGACAAGATTGGACAATAACACCAGCGGGCGGATCAACAGGAGAAGCTTACTATGCACAACGTGATGACAAACGCCTTTTTCTTAAACGAAATTCCTCACCCTTTTTAGCTGTATTGTCAGCTGAAGGCATTGTGCCAAAACTCGTATGGACGAAACGTATGGAAAATGGTGACGTAATTACGGCCCAACAGTGGCTAGAGGGGCGCGAATTATCACCTGAAGAAGTTAAGCACCCACGAGTTGCCCAACTGTTGAGTAAAATCCACCATTCTTCAGAACTATTAGACTTGCTGATGAGAATGGGAAAAAAGCCATTAGAGCCTGAAACACTTCTTCAAGACCTGAAGTCGCAAGAGCAAGAATTAAGCTTCGTTAATACGCAGATAGAGGTTCATCAATGTCTTCGTTATTTAGACAATCAATTGCCTTACGTTCAAAATCAGCGTAAAGTTGTGTGTCATTGTGATATGAATCATAACAATTGGCTTTTAACAACAGCTGGACAATTGTACCTTATTGATTGGGACAATGCGATGGTTGCCGATCCAGCGATGGATTTAGGAATGATCTTGCATTGGTATATCCCTGAAGAAGAGTGGGGAGATTGGCTTGAAACGTATGGTGTGGAATTGCATGAAGACTTACTAGTTCGTATGCATTGGTATATCATTGCGCAAACGATTTCGTTTATTCAATGGCACAAAAGTCGTTTAGAAGAAAAAGAAGCCGCTCGATGGTTAGAAGATCTTAAGCGGCTCATGCTGAAAGTCGGAATGATTAATAATTAG
- a CDS encoding PepSY domain-containing protein, with the protein MRLTKSLAAVGLGALVGYVAAKQFNEHQNLSPEKALKVAKEAFKRQGPISGSWIHMKTEEISLDDLPYTVYRGGVSRSIDGTTKQFEFYIDSVTGTIIEVSEVS; encoded by the coding sequence ATGAGATTGACAAAGTCACTTGCAGCAGTCGGCTTAGGTGCTCTAGTCGGTTATGTAGCTGCGAAGCAATTTAACGAACATCAAAACCTGTCACCTGAGAAAGCGTTAAAAGTAGCCAAAGAGGCTTTTAAACGTCAGGGACCAATTAGTGGATCTTGGATTCATATGAAAACCGAAGAAATTTCTTTGGACGATCTTCCTTACACCGTTTATCGCGGTGGTGTTTCTCGTTCTATTGATGGAACAACGAAGCAATTTGAATTTTATATTGATTCTGTCACTGGAACCATAATTGAAGTAAGTGAAGTTTCCTAA
- a CDS encoding DUF84 family protein, which produces MKIIVGSNNYAKIDAVRSNFSDFVVEGIEVASKVSSQPFSDEETLEGAINRARECASSEKGCIGIGLEGGVMELENDLYLCNWGALVDKQENVFTASGARIPLPDEVAKDLSKGKELGDIMDEYAQRTEIRQKEGAIGIFTNELVNRKEMFEHVVRLLKGQYEFYHKNS; this is translated from the coding sequence ATGAAGATTATAGTCGGCTCAAACAATTATGCGAAAATCGATGCCGTCCGGAGCAACTTCTCGGATTTCGTAGTTGAGGGTATAGAGGTTGCTTCTAAAGTATCCTCACAGCCATTTTCAGATGAAGAGACATTGGAAGGGGCTATTAACCGAGCTCGTGAGTGTGCAAGTTCTGAAAAAGGTTGCATTGGGATCGGCCTAGAAGGTGGCGTAATGGAGCTTGAAAATGATTTATATCTCTGTAACTGGGGTGCATTAGTAGATAAACAAGAAAATGTGTTTACAGCTAGTGGTGCACGTATCCCTTTACCAGATGAAGTTGCCAAGGACCTTAGCAAAGGAAAAGAGCTTGGCGATATAATGGATGAGTATGCTCAACGCACTGAAATTCGTCAAAAAGAAGGTGCGATCGGGATATTCACGAATGAATTAGTGAATCGAAAAGAGATGTTTGAGCATGTGGTTCGTTTATTAAAAGGACAATATGAGTTTTATCATAAAAATAGCTGA
- a CDS encoding diacylglycerol kinase family protein, with protein MYILIVNPEAGNGRSLKVLKKLQKDPLFKQKDCRSFFTKYEGHAEELVKHVLEIYNEKVKCIIAVGGDGTMHEVVNGLKNIPSVPIAYIPAGSGNDFARGTNSKKKPVKLFQDIVQRSYAKPYWCGSYLTDKRKPSNRRVFASNIGFGFDAEIAQRANRSTYKKWLNKLGLGSLAYAIALVQTIFQFEPKEVELTIDGERRTLSNVWMITTGVHGYYGGGMKVIPSAKMTKDSFHVLIIENISKWKVLAVFLSVFWGGHIKYNEVTVLKASSLSINGNKSISYHVDGQTGKCQKCVIEKESFSRKIFQF; from the coding sequence ATGTATATTTTAATTGTAAACCCTGAAGCGGGTAATGGACGCTCATTAAAGGTATTAAAAAAGCTTCAAAAAGACCCGTTATTTAAACAAAAAGATTGTAGATCTTTTTTTACGAAATATGAAGGCCATGCTGAAGAATTGGTAAAGCATGTTTTGGAGATTTATAATGAAAAAGTAAAGTGCATCATAGCAGTTGGGGGAGACGGCACAATGCATGAGGTTGTGAATGGTCTCAAAAATATTCCTTCCGTACCAATTGCATATATTCCTGCTGGTTCAGGAAATGATTTCGCTCGTGGAACGAACAGTAAGAAAAAGCCGGTGAAATTATTTCAGGATATTGTACAGAGATCTTATGCTAAACCCTACTGGTGTGGTTCCTATTTAACGGATAAACGAAAGCCTTCCAATCGTCGAGTTTTCGCAAGTAATATTGGATTTGGTTTTGATGCAGAAATTGCTCAACGTGCGAATCGGTCAACCTATAAAAAATGGCTTAATAAGCTCGGTTTAGGTTCCTTAGCCTATGCAATCGCATTAGTTCAGACGATATTTCAATTTGAGCCGAAGGAAGTTGAACTGACCATTGATGGTGAAAGAAGAACATTATCTAATGTCTGGATGATTACAACGGGTGTACATGGTTATTACGGTGGAGGAATGAAAGTTATTCCGAGTGCTAAAATGACCAAAGATTCGTTTCATGTATTAATAATAGAGAATATCTCAAAATGGAAGGTGTTAGCGGTTTTTCTATCCGTATTCTGGGGAGGCCACATCAAATATAATGAAGTAACCGTATTAAAGGCGAGCTCTCTGTCCATTAATGGAAACAAGTCAATTTCTTATCATGTTGATGGCCAAACTGGAAAGTGTCAGAAATGTGTAATTGAGAAGGAATCTTTTTCAAGAAAGATATTTCAATTTTGA
- the trmB gene encoding tRNA (guanosine(46)-N7)-methyltransferase TrmB yields MSRIRNKPWADQYLKDNDHIVVQEPFKHKSTWKDLFNEDQPIHLEIGTGRGAFISGMARQHPEMNFIGIERVKNVIVGTLKKTLEADISNVRLMNVDAKDLRDIFAPNEIDQIYLNFSDPWPKSRHEKRRLTYHTFLEQYEEILKPNGHIVMKTDNQQLFEYSLASFSKYGCIIEEVSLDLHALEDPLNVMTEYEEKFSEKGQPIYRCKVRFPER; encoded by the coding sequence ATGAGTAGAATACGTAATAAACCTTGGGCAGATCAATATTTAAAAGATAATGATCATATTGTTGTACAAGAGCCCTTTAAACATAAAAGTACATGGAAAGATTTATTTAATGAGGACCAACCTATTCACCTAGAAATCGGAACAGGAAGGGGTGCATTTATTTCTGGTATGGCAAGGCAGCACCCTGAAATGAACTTCATTGGTATAGAACGTGTGAAAAATGTCATTGTAGGTACACTCAAGAAAACGTTAGAGGCAGATATATCGAATGTAAGGCTTATGAATGTGGATGCAAAGGACCTAAGAGATATCTTCGCACCGAATGAAATTGACCAGATCTATTTAAACTTCTCTGACCCATGGCCTAAAAGTCGCCATGAAAAGAGACGACTTACTTACCATACATTTCTAGAACAATACGAGGAAATACTAAAGCCAAACGGGCACATTGTGATGAAGACAGATAATCAACAATTATTTGAGTACTCACTAGCAAGCTTTTCAAAATATGGCTGTATTATTGAGGAAGTCTCTTTAGACCTTCATGCTTTAGAGGACCCTTTAAATGTAATGACTGAGTATGAAGAGAAGTTCTCTGAAAAAGGACAACCAATCTATCGTTGCAAAGTCCGTTTTCCAGAGCGTTAA
- a CDS encoding M42 family metallopeptidase has translation MKQDTLDLFRTLTELQGAPGNEHKVRSFMKGELEKYSDEIIQDKLGGVFGVKKGNGPKVMVAGHMDEVGFMVTQITKNGMIRFQTLGGWWSQVLLAQRVQVMTDDGPIPGVIGSIPPHNLTPEQRKKPMDIKNMMIDIGADDEEDAKRLGVKPGQQIVPICPFTPMANEKKILAKAWDNRYGCGLAVELLKELQNESLPNMLYSGATVQEEVGLRGAQTAANMIQPDIFYALDASPANDMSGDKNEFGQLGKGALLRILDKSMVTHRGIREFILDMAETHDIPYQYFISQGGTDAGRVHIANEGVPSAVVGICSRYIHTSASMIHIDDYAAAKELLTHLVKATDQNAVDQILQNS, from the coding sequence ATGAAACAAGATACATTAGATTTATTTCGTACGCTAACAGAATTACAAGGCGCCCCTGGTAATGAACATAAAGTACGTTCTTTTATGAAAGGTGAACTTGAAAAGTATTCAGATGAAATTATTCAGGATAAACTGGGCGGCGTTTTTGGTGTAAAAAAAGGAAACGGACCTAAAGTTATGGTTGCTGGTCATATGGATGAAGTGGGGTTTATGGTCACCCAAATTACAAAGAACGGTATGATACGTTTTCAAACATTAGGGGGATGGTGGAGTCAGGTACTCTTAGCGCAACGTGTTCAAGTCATGACTGATGATGGACCGATCCCAGGTGTAATTGGTTCTATCCCTCCACATAACCTGACACCTGAGCAGCGCAAAAAGCCAATGGATATCAAAAATATGATGATCGATATTGGTGCAGATGATGAAGAGGATGCGAAACGTCTTGGTGTAAAGCCTGGGCAACAAATTGTTCCTATTTGTCCTTTTACACCAATGGCGAATGAAAAGAAGATTTTAGCAAAAGCTTGGGATAACCGATATGGTTGTGGACTTGCTGTAGAGCTTCTTAAAGAACTACAAAATGAATCCTTACCGAATATGCTGTATTCAGGAGCTACCGTACAAGAAGAAGTAGGGTTGCGTGGTGCTCAAACAGCTGCTAACATGATTCAGCCGGATATTTTTTATGCATTAGATGCATCACCAGCAAATGATATGTCTGGTGATAAGAACGAGTTTGGCCAATTAGGAAAAGGTGCATTATTACGTATTTTAGATAAATCAATGGTTACTCACCGAGGTATTCGTGAGTTCATCCTGGATATGGCAGAAACACATGATATTCCATATCAATATTTCATTTCTCAGGGTGGAACGGATGCAGGGCGTGTTCATATTGCGAATGAAGGAGTTCCATCTGCAGTTGTAGGTATTTGCTCTCGATACATTCATACGTCTGCTTCTATGATTCACATTGATGACTACGCTGCAGCAAAAGAGTTATTAACACACCTTGTTAAAGCAACAGACCAAAATGCTGTAGATCAAATCCTTCAAAACAGTTAA